One Streptomyces hundungensis DNA segment encodes these proteins:
- a CDS encoding sugar ABC transporter permease, whose protein sequence is MATKVVSRDHGRRRTTVLSHLALSVASLVALFPIVWLVFLSLGPDKDDYLHPDRIWSKMSFSNYAFVTEHTKFFTWLGNTALIAVATCVIGVMFAATTGYAVSRMRFPGYKKLMWVLLVTQMFPIAVLIVPMYQILGDLGLIDTYGGLILVYCSTAVPYCAWMLKGYFDTIPIEIDEAGRIDGLTPFGTFFRLILPLARPGLAVAAFYTCLTAWGEVAFASTFMLDDGKYTLAVGLSSFVSQHDAQWNYMAATAVLIAIPVSAVFYLVQKHLVTGMTAGATKG, encoded by the coding sequence ATGGCTACCAAGGTCGTTTCCCGGGACCACGGACGGCGCCGCACCACCGTCCTGTCGCACCTGGCACTGAGCGTCGCCAGTCTCGTCGCCCTCTTCCCGATCGTCTGGCTGGTCTTCCTCTCGCTCGGGCCGGACAAGGACGACTATCTGCACCCGGACCGCATCTGGTCCAAGATGTCGTTCTCCAACTACGCGTTCGTCACCGAGCACACCAAGTTCTTCACCTGGCTCGGCAACACCGCCCTCATCGCGGTCGCGACCTGCGTCATCGGCGTGATGTTCGCGGCGACCACCGGCTACGCGGTGTCCCGGATGCGCTTTCCCGGCTACAAGAAGCTGATGTGGGTGCTGCTCGTCACCCAGATGTTCCCGATCGCCGTGCTGATCGTGCCGATGTACCAGATCCTCGGCGACCTCGGTCTGATCGACACCTACGGCGGACTGATCCTCGTGTACTGCTCCACCGCGGTGCCGTACTGCGCGTGGATGCTCAAGGGGTACTTCGACACCATCCCGATCGAGATCGACGAGGCGGGCCGGATCGACGGGCTCACCCCGTTCGGCACCTTCTTCCGGCTCATCCTGCCGCTGGCCCGGCCGGGCCTCGCGGTCGCCGCGTTCTACACCTGCCTCACCGCCTGGGGCGAGGTGGCGTTCGCCTCCACGTTCATGCTCGACGACGGCAAGTACACCCTCGCCGTGGGACTTTCCAGCTTCGTCAGCCAGCACGACGCCCAGTGGAACTATATGGCGGCCACCGCGGTCCTCATCGCGATCCCCGTCTCCGCCGTCTTCTACCTGGTGCAGAAGCACCTGGTCACCGGCATGACCGCGGGCGCCACCAAGGGCTGA
- a CDS encoding glycoside hydrolase family 13 protein translates to MTQHFTAPDRLTAKTGTQWWRDAVIYQVYPRSFADGNGDGMGDLEGVRARLPYLRDLGVDAVWLSPFYASPQADAGYDVADYRAIDPMFGTLHDADALIRDAHELGLRIIVDLVPNHSSDQHEWFKRALAEGPGSPLRARYHFRPGKGESGELPPNDWESIFGGPAWTRTADGQWYLHLFAPEQPDLNWDHPAVADEFRSILRFWLDMGVDGFRIDVAHGLVKAAGLPDIGGHDQLKLLGADVMPFFDQDGVHAIYRSWRTILDEYDGERIAVAEAWTPTVERTANYVRPDELHQAFNFQYLGAPWDAAALREVIDVSLAAMRPVGAPATWVLSNHDVTRHATRFANPSGLGTQLRTPGDRELGLRRARAATLLMLALPGSAYVYQGEELGLPDVTDLPDEVRQDPSFFRAAGQDGFRDGCRVPIPWTVEGSSYGFGSGGSWLPQPESWGKLSVEAQSGDPDSTLELYRRAIAARRAHPGLGAGSDVRWLDAPEGVLAFARDGFVCTVNLTGRLVSLPLPGRALLASGPFTVDGDRFELPGDTTVWWTV, encoded by the coding sequence ATGACCCAGCACTTCACCGCCCCCGACCGCCTCACCGCGAAGACCGGTACGCAGTGGTGGCGGGACGCCGTGATCTACCAGGTCTATCCGCGCAGCTTCGCCGACGGCAACGGCGACGGCATGGGCGACCTCGAAGGCGTCCGCGCCCGGCTGCCCTACCTGCGCGACCTGGGCGTCGACGCCGTCTGGCTCTCGCCGTTCTACGCCTCCCCGCAGGCCGACGCCGGCTACGACGTCGCCGACTACCGGGCCATCGACCCGATGTTCGGCACGCTGCACGACGCGGACGCGCTGATCCGCGACGCGCACGAGCTGGGCCTGCGCATCATCGTCGACCTCGTGCCCAACCACTCCTCCGACCAGCACGAGTGGTTCAAGCGCGCCCTGGCCGAAGGCCCCGGCTCGCCGCTGCGGGCCCGCTACCACTTCCGCCCCGGAAAGGGCGAGAGCGGTGAACTGCCGCCCAACGACTGGGAGTCCATCTTCGGCGGCCCCGCCTGGACCCGCACCGCGGACGGCCAGTGGTACCTGCACCTGTTCGCCCCCGAGCAGCCCGACCTCAACTGGGACCACCCGGCGGTCGCCGACGAGTTCCGCTCCATCCTGCGCTTCTGGCTCGACATGGGCGTGGACGGCTTCCGCATCGACGTCGCCCACGGCCTGGTCAAGGCGGCGGGCCTGCCCGACATCGGCGGCCACGACCAGCTCAAGCTGCTCGGCGCCGACGTGATGCCGTTCTTCGACCAGGACGGCGTGCACGCGATCTACCGCTCCTGGCGCACCATCCTCGACGAGTACGACGGCGAGCGCATCGCCGTCGCCGAGGCGTGGACCCCCACGGTCGAGCGAACCGCCAACTACGTACGCCCCGACGAACTGCACCAGGCCTTCAACTTCCAGTATCTGGGCGCCCCTTGGGACGCGGCGGCGCTGCGCGAGGTCATCGACGTGTCGCTCGCCGCGATGCGCCCGGTCGGCGCGCCCGCCACCTGGGTGCTTTCCAACCACGACGTCACCCGGCACGCGACCCGCTTCGCCAATCCATCGGGCCTCGGCACCCAGTTGCGCACCCCGGGCGACCGCGAGCTCGGCCTGCGCCGGGCCCGCGCCGCCACCCTCCTGATGCTGGCACTGCCCGGCTCCGCCTACGTCTACCAGGGCGAGGAGCTCGGCCTCCCCGACGTCACCGACCTGCCCGACGAGGTGCGCCAGGACCCGTCGTTCTTCCGCGCGGCCGGCCAGGACGGCTTCCGCGACGGCTGCCGCGTCCCGATCCCGTGGACCGTCGAGGGCAGCTCGTACGGGTTCGGCAGCGGCGGAAGCTGGCTCCCGCAGCCCGAGTCGTGGGGCAAGCTCAGCGTCGAGGCGCAGAGCGGCGACCCGGACTCCACCCTGGAGCTGTACCGCCGGGCCATCGCGGCCCGTCGCGCCCACCCGGGCCTCGGCGCCGGCTCCGACGTTCGGTGGCTGGACGCGCCCGAGGGTGTGCTCGCCTTCGCCCGCGACGGCTTCGTGTGCACGGTCAACCTGACCGGCCGCCTGGTCTCGCTGCCGCTGCCCGGCCGGGCCCTGTTGGCCAGCGGCCCCTTCACGGTGGACGGCGACCGGTTCGAGCTGCCGGGTGACACGACGGTGTGGTGGACGGTGTGA
- a CDS encoding LacI family DNA-binding transcriptional regulator, whose amino-acid sequence MVDGVSHAAQSAGPRLADIAAQAAVSEATVSRVLNGRPGVADATRQRVLAALDVLGWERPARLRRRSEGLIGLLTPELTNPIFPAFAQAVEQVLAGHGYTPVLCTQLPGGATEDELVEQLEERGVNGIVFLSGLHADTSTDPARYRALAERGVPYVLVNGYNEAVRGPFVSPDDHAAMRMAVGHLADLGHTRIGLALGPLRYVPSRRKAEGFTAALGERLGLREQEAAAYIRPTLYSVEGGQVAAGALLDQGCTGVVCASDMMALGVVRAARERGLDVPGEVSVVGFDDSQLIAFTDPPLTTVRQPVQAMATAAVSALLEEIAGTPVQRTEFVFQPELVVRGSTARARG is encoded by the coding sequence GTGGTGGACGGTGTGAGCCATGCCGCGCAGTCGGCCGGGCCGCGCCTCGCGGACATAGCGGCCCAGGCCGCCGTCAGCGAGGCCACCGTCAGCCGGGTGCTCAACGGCAGGCCCGGCGTCGCCGACGCCACCCGCCAGCGGGTGCTCGCGGCGCTCGACGTGCTCGGCTGGGAGCGCCCGGCCCGGCTGCGCCGGCGCAGTGAGGGGCTGATCGGCCTGCTCACCCCGGAGCTCACCAACCCGATCTTCCCGGCCTTCGCCCAGGCGGTGGAGCAGGTGCTCGCGGGGCACGGCTACACCCCCGTTCTGTGCACCCAACTCCCGGGCGGGGCAACGGAGGACGAGCTGGTCGAGCAGTTGGAGGAGCGCGGCGTCAACGGCATCGTGTTCCTGTCCGGACTGCACGCCGACACCTCCACCGACCCGGCCCGCTACCGGGCCCTGGCCGAACGGGGCGTCCCCTACGTCCTGGTCAACGGCTACAACGAAGCGGTACGGGGCCCGTTCGTGTCGCCGGACGACCACGCGGCGATGCGCATGGCGGTGGGCCACCTCGCCGACCTCGGCCACACCCGGATCGGCCTGGCGCTCGGCCCGCTGCGGTACGTGCCCTCCCGCCGCAAGGCCGAGGGGTTCACGGCGGCGCTGGGCGAGCGGCTCGGTCTGCGCGAACAGGAGGCCGCGGCCTACATCCGGCCCACCCTGTACAGCGTGGAGGGCGGCCAGGTGGCGGCGGGCGCCCTGCTCGACCAGGGCTGCACCGGCGTCGTCTGCGCCAGCGACATGATGGCGCTCGGCGTGGTGCGCGCGGCACGCGAACGCGGGTTGGACGTGCCGGGCGAGGTGTCGGTGGTGGGCTTCGACGACTCCCAGCTCATCGCCTTCACCGACCCGCCCCTGACCACGGTGCGCCAGCCGGTGCAGGCGATGGCGACGGCGGCGGTCTCCGCCCTCCTGGAGGAGATCGCCGGAACCCCCGTCCAGCGAACGGAGTTCGTCTTCCAGCCGGAGCTGGTGGTCCGGGGGTCGACGGCGCGGGCACGGGGCTGA
- a CDS encoding helix-turn-helix domain-containing protein, which translates to MPASGSSSVQQARRLLADRLRELARDAGWDGKGLAAACGWHPSKVSRISTAKTQPSADDIRVWCRACGAEDQAEDLVASLHAVEGMWVEWRRMERSGLRRAQEKVLPLFERTHWFRAYSSWFVPGLLQTHGYTADVLRAVQRRRVTVDDVADAVAVRMERQRVLRDAPRRFAFLVEEPVLSNGLGDADTQAEQLDRLITIGALPNVSIGVVPTRLGRTRMPAEGFWIFDTAQVNVELVSGHLTLTQPSEVGMYGDAFAALADMAVYGAKARALIRKARDSLV; encoded by the coding sequence ATGCCCGCTTCAGGATCATCGAGCGTTCAGCAGGCCCGGCGTCTCCTTGCCGACCGCCTCCGGGAGTTGGCCAGGGATGCCGGGTGGGATGGCAAGGGCCTCGCGGCCGCGTGCGGATGGCACCCGTCCAAGGTGTCCCGTATCTCGACGGCGAAGACCCAACCGAGTGCCGACGACATTCGGGTCTGGTGCCGCGCTTGCGGTGCTGAGGACCAGGCAGAGGATCTGGTTGCCTCTCTGCACGCGGTCGAAGGCATGTGGGTGGAATGGCGTCGCATGGAGCGCTCGGGGTTGCGACGGGCGCAAGAGAAGGTTCTGCCTCTGTTCGAGCGCACGCATTGGTTCCGTGCCTATTCTTCGTGGTTCGTGCCCGGCCTGCTCCAAACCCACGGATACACGGCGGACGTGTTGCGCGCCGTCCAGCGGAGGCGGGTCACCGTGGATGACGTGGCCGACGCCGTGGCCGTACGGATGGAGCGTCAACGGGTGCTGCGCGACGCGCCCCGCCGATTCGCGTTCCTGGTCGAGGAGCCCGTGTTGAGCAACGGGCTCGGCGACGCGGATACGCAAGCCGAACAACTCGACCGCCTCATCACCATAGGCGCCCTGCCCAACGTCAGCATTGGGGTTGTGCCCACCCGCCTCGGCCGCACACGGATGCCAGCGGAGGGGTTCTGGATCTTTGACACAGCACAGGTCAACGTTGAGCTCGTCTCTGGGCACCTCACGCTGACGCAGCCCAGCGAGGTGGGCATGTACGGCGACGCGTTCGCCGCGCTGGCCGATATGGCGGTCTATGGCGCGAAGGCTCGGGCGCTCATCCGCAAGGCACGCGACTCCCTCGTCTGA
- a CDS encoding DUF6879 family protein — protein sequence MKYPVREGLAKAQRSAVHLEMRDHYTPRDPEFARWRAGHRYDNDPAKLPDWWWSWRDLVSETTARGVEMRRARIVSEPVSDYIRHEHDMTFANMAAGELVRWLPRRKAADIALPGTDLWMFDGAAVLFTFFSGDGDIVDREWRTEPSVVKLVSGAFEAVWERATPHEDYKLT from the coding sequence GTGAAGTACCCCGTACGTGAGGGACTGGCGAAGGCTCAGCGGTCCGCCGTGCATCTGGAGATGCGCGATCACTACACGCCGAGGGACCCCGAGTTCGCCCGCTGGCGAGCCGGACATCGGTACGACAACGACCCCGCGAAGCTGCCCGATTGGTGGTGGTCCTGGCGGGACCTGGTGAGTGAGACGACGGCACGCGGAGTCGAGATGCGTCGTGCCCGTATCGTCTCGGAGCCTGTCAGCGACTACATCCGGCATGAGCACGACATGACGTTTGCCAACATGGCGGCGGGTGAACTGGTGCGCTGGCTTCCCCGCCGCAAAGCGGCGGACATCGCCCTTCCCGGGACCGACCTTTGGATGTTCGACGGCGCGGCCGTGCTGTTCACGTTCTTCTCCGGAGACGGGGACATCGTGGACCGCGAATGGCGCACAGAGCCGTCCGTGGTGAAGCTGGTCAGCGGAGCCTTTGAAGCGGTGTGGGAGCGGGCCACTCCCCACGAGGACTACAAGCTGACCTGA
- the pulA gene encoding pullulanase-type alpha-1,6-glucosidase translates to MIPLRRTAVAVAAALCAALVPATAATAAPKPPAPPSDARLAAEPARHDATREQFYFVLPDRFADGDSSNNRGGLTGSRLETGYDPTDKGFYQGGDLKGITQRLDYIKGLGTTAIWLAPIFKNKPVQGTGKDASAGYHGYWITDFTQVDPHFGTNADLTRLIAAAHAKGMKVFFDVITNHTADTVDYAERQYGYRPKGAYPYLDTSGRPFDDRAGMRKVDANSFPYTPVVKEKKVPAWLNDPTMYHNRGDSTFAGESAEYGDFSGLDDLWTERPEVVSGMEDIYEKWVHDFAVDGFRIDTVKHVDLDFWTQWATALDAYAKKRGRPDFFLFGETYSADPALTSPYVTRGRLDATLDFPFQDAARQYASQGASADKLAALFAQDYRYTTDKANAYEQVTFLGNHDMGRIGAFLKQDHPGASEAELLQRDRLAHELMFFSRGNPVVYYGDEQGFTGAGGDKDARQTLFASKVPDYLDDDELGTDRTHAVDAYDPTHPLYRAIADLSRLTKANPALRDGVQTERYAKDSVYAFSRTDAKTRTEYVVAVNNATEPKTVTLPTGSPRANYAYLYGRSGSVRSEADGAVQVTVPALSSLVLKAAAPLPVPTAEPSITVKAPAAGATGTVEISADVNGGPLDRVVFAAQIGNGKWQTLGSADHAPYRVTQYLTGLAAGTPLRYKAVVVDGRGRTASALATTAAGPTPPPARPTTVERDYAVVHYRRPAGDYDGWQLKADGQSAAFTGRDAYGAFAWVKVPQGAGSLAYTIARGEGADGPLRTVDLGRTGEVWVEQGKDGQADQPPTGARPPQDTSKVVLHYTRADGDYDGWGLHTWTGAASPTDWSKPLAPSGRDAYGVTFEVPLVKGATSLSYILHNGDQKDLPDDQSLDLATYGNEVWLLAGEPKYLLPQAGSGVSLDLGKSEAQWIDRDTVVWKVKATGATSQQLVYAPGGGITVQDGALSDEGRWLRLTPGALSDVQKAKFPHLKDYPAFTVDARDRSRVRESLTGQLIATQRAANGALLAATGVQTQGVLDDLYAAGAVKASLGPVFDHGRPTLSVWAPTAQKVSLELDGRTVAMRRDDASGVWSVTGPASWSGKPYRYAVRVWAPSVRSVVTNLATDPYSTALTADSARSLVVDLADPRLAPRGWATLKKPAAVPLREARIQELHVRDFSVADPTSRHPGQYLAFTDTASDGMKHLTALAKSGTSYVHLLPVFDIAGIPERKSQQATPACDLKVYAPDSQEQQACVARSAAKDAYNWGYDPLHYTVPEGSYASDPDGTRRTVEFRQMVQGLNQAGLRTVMDVVYNHTAAAGQADHSVLDRIVPGYYQRLLADGSIANSSCCANTAPENAMMGKLVVDSVVTWAKQYKVDGFRFDLMGHHPKANILAVRAALDALTLAKDGVDGKRIILYGEGWNFGEVADDARFTQATQKNMAGTGIATFSDRARDAVRGGGPFDADPGAQGFASGLFTDPNSSTANGTSAEQKARLLRYQDLLKVGLSGNLAAYAFTDSAGHPVKGSDVDYNGAPAGYAAAPGDALAYADAHDNESLYDALAYKLPAATSAADRSRMQVLALATAALSQGPALSQAGSDLLRSKSLDRNSFDSGDWFNAVHWDCRAGNGFGRGLPAAADNQAKWPYAKPLLSAPSLTPGCAEINGTSAAYQDLLAIRGGEGAFKLATAEQVQSALSFPLSGREETPGVITMRLGPLVVVFNATPGARTQRVAALAGTAYALHPRQAAGADPVVKTATYDQGSGSFTVPGRTVAVFKQR, encoded by the coding sequence GTGATCCCCCTGCGAAGAACGGCGGTCGCCGTCGCGGCCGCCCTGTGTGCGGCGCTCGTCCCCGCCACGGCCGCCACCGCCGCGCCGAAGCCGCCCGCCCCGCCCAGCGACGCGCGCCTGGCCGCCGAACCGGCCCGGCACGACGCGACGCGCGAGCAGTTCTACTTCGTGCTCCCGGACCGGTTCGCCGACGGTGACAGCTCCAACAACCGCGGCGGGCTTACCGGTTCGCGCCTGGAGACCGGGTACGACCCCACGGACAAGGGCTTCTACCAGGGCGGCGACCTCAAGGGGATCACCCAGCGGCTCGACTACATCAAGGGCCTCGGCACCACCGCCATCTGGCTCGCCCCGATCTTCAAGAACAAGCCCGTGCAGGGCACCGGCAAGGACGCCTCGGCCGGCTACCACGGGTACTGGATCACCGACTTCACCCAGGTCGACCCGCACTTCGGCACCAACGCCGACCTCACCCGGCTGATAGCGGCGGCCCACGCCAAGGGCATGAAGGTCTTCTTCGACGTCATCACCAACCACACCGCCGACACCGTCGACTACGCCGAGCGGCAGTACGGCTACCGGCCCAAGGGCGCCTATCCCTACCTCGACACCAGCGGCCGTCCCTTCGACGACCGCGCGGGTATGAGGAAGGTCGACGCCAACTCCTTCCCCTACACGCCCGTCGTGAAGGAGAAGAAGGTCCCGGCCTGGCTCAACGACCCCACGATGTACCACAACCGGGGCGACTCGACGTTCGCGGGCGAGAGCGCCGAGTACGGCGACTTCTCCGGACTCGACGACCTGTGGACCGAACGGCCCGAGGTCGTCTCCGGCATGGAGGACATCTACGAGAAGTGGGTCCACGACTTCGCCGTGGACGGCTTCCGCATCGACACCGTCAAACACGTCGACCTGGACTTCTGGACCCAGTGGGCGACCGCCCTCGACGCGTACGCCAAGAAGCGCGGGCGGCCCGACTTCTTCCTGTTCGGCGAGACCTACTCCGCCGACCCGGCCCTGACCTCCCCGTACGTCACCCGGGGCCGCCTGGACGCGACCCTCGACTTCCCCTTCCAGGACGCGGCCCGCCAGTACGCCTCCCAGGGAGCCTCCGCCGACAAGCTCGCCGCCCTGTTCGCCCAGGACTACCGCTACACCACCGACAAGGCCAACGCCTACGAGCAGGTCACCTTCCTCGGCAACCACGACATGGGCCGCATCGGCGCCTTCCTGAAGCAGGACCACCCGGGGGCGAGCGAGGCAGAGCTGCTCCAACGCGACCGCCTGGCACATGAGTTGATGTTCTTCAGCCGCGGCAACCCGGTGGTCTACTACGGCGACGAGCAGGGCTTCACCGGCGCCGGCGGCGACAAGGACGCCCGCCAGACCCTGTTCGCCTCGAAGGTCCCCGACTACCTGGACGACGACGAACTGGGCACCGACCGCACCCACGCCGTCGACGCCTACGACCCCACGCACCCGCTCTACCGCGCCATAGCCGACCTGTCCCGCCTGACCAAGGCCAACCCGGCGCTGCGCGACGGCGTCCAGACCGAGCGCTACGCCAAGGACTCCGTCTACGCCTTCTCGCGTACGGATGCCAAGACCCGCACCGAGTACGTGGTGGCCGTGAACAACGCCACCGAGCCCAAGACGGTCACCCTGCCCACGGGCTCGCCCCGCGCCAACTACGCCTATCTGTACGGTCGTTCGGGGTCCGTGCGCAGTGAGGCGGACGGCGCCGTCCAGGTGACGGTGCCCGCGCTGTCCTCGCTGGTCCTCAAGGCCGCCGCCCCGCTGCCCGTGCCCACCGCCGAGCCGTCGATCACCGTGAAGGCCCCCGCGGCCGGAGCCACCGGCACCGTCGAGATCTCCGCCGACGTCAACGGCGGACCGCTCGACCGGGTCGTCTTCGCCGCGCAGATCGGCAACGGAAAGTGGCAGACGCTCGGCTCCGCCGACCACGCCCCGTACCGGGTCACCCAGTACCTGACCGGTCTGGCGGCCGGAACTCCCCTGCGGTACAAGGCGGTTGTGGTCGACGGGCGCGGGCGCACCGCGAGCGCGCTCGCCACGACGGCGGCGGGCCCGACGCCCCCGCCCGCCAGGCCCACCACCGTCGAACGGGACTACGCCGTCGTGCACTACCGCCGTCCGGCCGGCGACTACGACGGCTGGCAACTGAAGGCGGACGGCCAGAGCGCCGCCTTCACCGGCCGCGACGCCTACGGCGCCTTCGCCTGGGTCAAGGTCCCGCAGGGCGCCGGGTCCCTCGCGTACACGATCGCCAGGGGCGAGGGCGCCGACGGGCCCCTGCGGACCGTCGACCTCGGCCGCACCGGCGAGGTGTGGGTGGAGCAGGGCAAGGACGGCCAGGCGGACCAGCCGCCCACCGGCGCCCGGCCGCCCCAGGACACCTCCAAGGTGGTGCTGCACTACACGCGGGCCGACGGCGACTACGACGGCTGGGGCCTGCACACCTGGACCGGCGCCGCCTCGCCCACCGACTGGTCCAAGCCGCTGGCGCCGAGCGGCCGCGACGCCTACGGGGTGACCTTCGAGGTGCCCCTGGTCAAGGGCGCGACCTCGCTCAGCTACATCCTGCACAACGGCGATCAGAAGGACCTGCCCGACGACCAGTCCCTGGACCTGGCCACCTACGGCAACGAGGTGTGGCTGCTCGCCGGAGAGCCCAAATACCTGCTGCCGCAGGCGGGTTCGGGCGTCTCGCTCGACCTCGGGAAGTCCGAAGCGCAGTGGATCGACCGCGACACCGTCGTATGGAAGGTCAAGGCGACCGGGGCGACCAGCCAGCAGCTGGTGTACGCGCCCGGCGGAGGCATCACCGTCCAGGACGGCGCCCTCTCCGACGAGGGCCGGTGGCTGCGGCTCACCCCGGGCGCGCTCAGCGACGTACAGAAGGCGAAGTTCCCGCATCTGAAGGACTATCCGGCCTTCACCGTCGACGCCCGCGACCGCTCCCGCGTCCGGGAGTCCCTCACCGGGCAGCTCATCGCCACCCAGCGGGCCGCGAACGGGGCGCTGCTCGCCGCGACCGGCGTCCAGACCCAGGGTGTGCTCGACGACCTGTACGCCGCCGGCGCGGTCAAGGCCTCGCTCGGCCCGGTCTTCGACCACGGCCGCCCCACCCTCTCGGTGTGGGCGCCGACCGCGCAGAAGGTCTCCCTGGAACTCGACGGGCGCACGGTCGCGATGCGCCGCGACGACGCCTCGGGCGTCTGGTCGGTGACCGGGCCCGCGTCCTGGTCGGGCAAGCCGTACCGGTACGCCGTGCGCGTGTGGGCGCCCAGCGTCCGGAGCGTGGTCACCAACCTGGCCACCGACCCCTACTCCACCGCCCTCACCGCCGACTCGGCGCGCAGCCTCGTGGTGGACCTCGCCGACCCCCGGCTGGCGCCCCGGGGCTGGGCCACGCTCAAGAAGCCGGCCGCGGTGCCGCTGCGGGAGGCCCGGATCCAGGAGCTGCACGTCCGTGACTTCTCCGTCGCCGATCCCACCTCGCGCCACCCCGGCCAGTACCTCGCCTTCACCGACACCGCCTCCGACGGCATGAAGCACCTGACCGCACTCGCGAAGTCCGGGACCTCCTACGTCCATCTGCTGCCCGTCTTCGACATCGCCGGAATCCCCGAACGGAAGTCCCAACAGGCCACCCCCGCGTGTGACTTGAAGGTGTACGCGCCCGACTCGCAGGAGCAGCAGGCCTGTGTGGCGCGCTCGGCCGCGAAGGACGCGTACAACTGGGGGTACGACCCGCTGCACTACACCGTCCCCGAGGGCTCCTACGCCAGCGACCCCGACGGGACGCGCCGCACGGTCGAGTTCCGGCAGATGGTGCAGGGGCTCAACCAGGCCGGGCTGCGGACCGTGATGGACGTCGTCTACAACCACACCGCGGCGGCCGGGCAGGCCGACCACTCGGTCCTCGACCGAATCGTGCCCGGCTACTACCAGCGCCTCCTCGCCGACGGCAGCATCGCCAACTCCAGTTGCTGCGCCAACACCGCGCCCGAGAACGCCATGATGGGCAAGCTCGTCGTCGACTCGGTGGTGACCTGGGCCAAGCAGTACAAGGTCGACGGCTTCCGCTTCGACCTCATGGGGCACCACCCCAAGGCGAACATCCTCGCCGTGCGCGCCGCGCTCGACGCGCTGACCCTCGCCAAGGACGGCGTCGACGGCAAGAGGATCATCCTGTACGGCGAGGGCTGGAACTTCGGCGAGGTCGCCGACGACGCCCGCTTCACCCAGGCCACCCAGAAGAACATGGCGGGCACCGGCATCGCCACCTTCTCCGACCGGGCCCGCGACGCGGTGCGCGGCGGCGGCCCCTTCGACGCCGACCCGGGCGCCCAGGGCTTCGCCTCCGGCCTGTTCACCGACCCCAACTCCTCGACGGCGAACGGCACTTCGGCCGAGCAGAAGGCCCGGCTGCTGCGCTACCAGGACCTCCTCAAGGTGGGCCTGAGCGGCAACCTCGCCGCGTACGCCTTCACCGACAGCGCGGGTCACCCGGTCAAGGGCTCCGACGTCGACTACAACGGCGCCCCGGCCGGCTACGCCGCCGCCCCCGGGGACGCGCTCGCCTACGCCGACGCCCACGACAACGAGTCCCTCTACGACGCGCTCGCCTACAAGCTGCCGGCGGCCACCTCGGCCGCGGACCGCTCCCGTATGCAGGTCCTGGCGCTCGCCACCGCCGCGCTCTCCCAGGGCCCCGCCCTGTCCCAGGCCGGCAGCGACCTGCTTCGCT